A window of Cohnella herbarum contains these coding sequences:
- a CDS encoding cyclic lactone autoinducer peptide, with the protein MKKKIALFVGKGLAVFAVIFVSTASMLWFHRPEIPEEL; encoded by the coding sequence ATGAAGAAGAAAATTGCATTATTCGTCGGGAAAGGTCTAGCGGTATTTGCTGTCATTTTTGTAAGTACGGCAAGTATGCTTTGGTTTCACCGTCCTGAAATTCCAGAAGAATTGTAG